In the Natronobacterium texcoconense genome, one interval contains:
- a CDS encoding HFX_2341 family transcriptional regulator domain-containing protein yields MDVVKRVHVVPVGYEFDRILEPIRDQRADLVYLLEHEPDVKAATGRTESNPPAEYHDELRAELESIVPDVRSRSCDLGDVYDVLGDVTTIASNHAADSVYVNVSSAGTIAAIGATIACMDVSTDAHAYYVEPSTYAHDGTTEPASSGVETTEPIPTYPIESPTRDQVAIMEFLREPSAWDGYDDARTSPPKKKDLIEYARDRGLSFMADRRPPENRASEDKGAFRVLDTHVLDPLAEDGYVTIESVGRRRVVELTEQGENAYRAFKHKLSDDRMDGEGRS; encoded by the coding sequence ATGGACGTCGTCAAACGAGTTCACGTCGTCCCGGTCGGCTACGAGTTCGACCGGATCCTCGAGCCGATTCGGGACCAGCGGGCCGACCTCGTCTACCTCCTCGAGCACGAACCGGACGTGAAAGCCGCAACTGGGCGGACGGAGTCGAATCCTCCCGCGGAGTATCACGACGAACTGCGCGCCGAACTCGAGTCGATCGTCCCGGACGTACGCAGCCGCTCCTGTGATCTCGGTGACGTCTACGACGTTCTCGGCGACGTGACGACCATCGCCTCGAACCACGCCGCCGACAGCGTCTACGTCAACGTCTCGAGCGCGGGGACGATCGCCGCGATCGGTGCGACGATCGCGTGTATGGACGTCTCGACGGACGCACACGCCTACTACGTCGAGCCGTCGACGTACGCTCACGACGGAACGACCGAGCCGGCGTCGTCCGGCGTCGAGACGACCGAACCGATCCCGACGTATCCGATCGAGTCGCCGACGCGCGACCAGGTCGCGATCATGGAATTCCTCCGCGAACCGTCGGCGTGGGACGGGTACGACGACGCCCGAACGTCGCCGCCGAAGAAGAAAGACCTCATCGAGTACGCCAGGGATCGTGGCCTCTCTTTCATGGCCGATCGCCGACCGCCGGAGAATCGCGCCAGCGAGGATAAGGGAGCGTTTCGCGTCCTCGATACGCACGTCCTCGATCCGCTCGCCGAAGATGGATACGTGACCATCGAGTCGGTCGGTCGCCGCCGTGTCGTCGAACTGACCGAGCAGGGTGAAAACGCCTATCGAGCGTTCAAACACAAACTCAGCGATGACCGGATGGATGGGGAGGGCCGAAGCTAA
- a CDS encoding transcription initiation factor IIB, whose protein sequence is MTNTRSNTRVRRNEDETTEETTESESSDLACPECAGNLVVDDEHGETVCEDCGLVVEEDSVDRGPEWRAFDAAEKNEKSRVGAPTTNTMHDKGLSTNIDWRNKDAYGNSLGSRQREKMQRLRKWNERFRTRDSKERNLKQALGEIDRMASALGLPNNVRETASVIYRRALDEDLLPGRSIEGVSTSCVYAAARQAGVPRSLDEIADVSRVEKNEIARTYRYVVRELGLEVQPADPESYVPRFASGLDLSDEAEHRARALLQNAKEKGVHSGKSPVGLAAAAVYAAALLTNEKTTQAAVSDVADISEVTIRNRYHELLEAEETLGMA, encoded by the coding sequence ATGACCAACACACGATCGAACACGAGAGTACGGCGTAACGAAGACGAAACGACTGAAGAGACGACCGAAAGCGAATCGAGCGACCTGGCCTGCCCCGAGTGTGCGGGAAACCTCGTCGTCGACGACGAACACGGCGAAACCGTCTGTGAGGACTGTGGTCTCGTCGTCGAGGAGGACTCTGTCGACCGCGGCCCCGAGTGGCGTGCCTTCGACGCCGCCGAGAAAAACGAGAAGTCCCGCGTCGGTGCCCCGACCACGAACACGATGCACGACAAGGGGCTCTCGACGAACATCGACTGGCGCAACAAGGACGCCTACGGCAACTCGCTTGGCTCGCGTCAGCGCGAGAAGATGCAGCGCCTGCGCAAGTGGAACGAGCGCTTTCGCACCCGCGACTCGAAGGAACGCAACCTGAAGCAGGCACTCGGCGAGATCGACCGCATGGCCTCCGCGCTCGGCCTGCCGAACAACGTCCGCGAGACCGCCTCGGTCATCTACCGACGCGCACTCGACGAAGACCTGCTGCCCGGCCGCTCTATCGAGGGCGTCTCGACTTCTTGTGTCTACGCTGCTGCACGACAGGCTGGCGTCCCCCGCTCGCTCGACGAGATCGCCGACGTTTCCCGCGTCGAGAAAAACGAGATCGCTCGCACCTATCGATACGTGGTGCGAGAACTGGGACTCGAGGTCCAGCCAGCCGACCCCGAGAGCTACGTTCCCCGCTTTGCCTCCGGACTCGACCTCTCGGACGAGGCCGAACACCGCGCCCGCGCGCTCCTGCAGAACGCCAAGGAGAAGGGCGTCCACTCCGGCAAGTCGCCGGTCGGCCTCGCGGCCGCCGCCGTCTACGCCGCCGCACTCCTGACCAACGAGAAGACCACCCAGGCTGCCGTCTCCGACGTCGCGGACATCTCCGAAGTCACGATCCGCAACCGCTACCACGAACTCCTCGAGGCCGAGGAGACGCTCGGAATGGCATAG
- a CDS encoding HalOD1 output domain-containing protein, producing the protein MSITVVEEIARREGVDPVDLTPPLHDVVDTDALDALFHTSGLEDANGNPTLEFSYHGYRICVDGPEAIDVTPDDRRSGAFGSGDS; encoded by the coding sequence GTGAGCATTACCGTCGTAGAGGAGATTGCCAGACGCGAAGGCGTCGACCCGGTGGACCTGACGCCACCGTTGCACGACGTCGTCGATACTGACGCCCTCGACGCGTTGTTTCACACCTCCGGTCTCGAGGACGCGAACGGGAATCCGACCCTCGAGTTTTCGTACCACGGCTACCGAATTTGCGTCGATGGACCCGAAGCGATCGACGTCACGCCTGACGATCGGCGATCTGGTGCTTTCGGTTCGGGCGACAGTTGA
- a CDS encoding zinc ribbon domain-containing protein: MTWLRALAAGGLSVLFPGAGHALIRDWLRAFVFAGLYLSAVAIFLPPAEQVTAAESITEMGETVAEGTDSIGQFALMFVALFAAIDATFRALGFPPEGPDATDGPTCPECGKELDEDLEFCHWCTTRLEPAEDDDQEEPVSTRPD, encoded by the coding sequence ATGACATGGCTTCGCGCGCTCGCTGCCGGCGGGCTTTCGGTTCTCTTTCCTGGAGCGGGCCACGCGCTTATTCGGGACTGGCTTCGAGCGTTCGTCTTCGCCGGCCTGTATCTCTCTGCAGTCGCAATCTTTCTCCCACCTGCCGAACAGGTCACTGCAGCGGAATCGATAACCGAGATGGGAGAGACCGTCGCCGAGGGAACCGATTCGATCGGGCAGTTCGCCCTCATGTTCGTCGCTCTCTTTGCAGCGATCGACGCGACGTTCCGTGCCCTCGGATTCCCACCGGAGGGCCCCGACGCGACCGACGGTCCGACCTGCCCCGAGTGTGGCAAGGAACTGGACGAGGACCTCGAGTTCTGTCACTGGTGTACGACGCGACTCGAGCCCGCCGAGGACGACGATCAGGAAGAGCCGGTCAGTACGCGGCCGGACTGA
- a CDS encoding HVO_A0556 family zinc finger protein, with the protein MAKSDPSRGSETEAEADTRNPTEGKRRLLSALEGQTCPSCDDDGTLERGRYKGNRAVVCDACDTPRVQVWNPSF; encoded by the coding sequence ATGGCGAAGTCAGACCCTTCACGGGGTTCGGAAACGGAGGCAGAGGCGGATACACGGAATCCGACCGAGGGAAAACGACGGCTCCTCTCGGCGCTCGAGGGGCAGACGTGTCCGTCCTGTGACGACGACGGGACGCTCGAGCGAGGCCGATACAAGGGAAATAGAGCGGTCGTCTGTGACGCCTGCGATACGCCGCGAGTGCAGGTGTGGAACCCGTCTTTCTGA
- a CDS encoding DUF7123 family protein, translating to MSSAMAPDLTSKQQQILQYLRENAATKTYFKSRLIAQELGMTPKEVGSNITALQDDNYDVEIEKWGYSSSTTWKVSV from the coding sequence ATGAGCAGTGCAATGGCCCCCGACCTCACGAGTAAACAGCAGCAGATACTCCAGTATCTCCGGGAGAACGCTGCCACGAAGACCTACTTCAAGTCCCGACTCATCGCCCAGGAACTCGGGATGACGCCGAAAGAGGTCGGTTCGAACATCACCGCTCTCCAGGACGACAACTACGACGTCGAGATCGAAAAGTGGGGATACTCCTCGAGCACTACCTGGAAAGTGAGCGTCTGA
- the nucS gene encoding endonuclease NucS, producing the protein MVLEQLESPDPDAFVEAAKTAFRNGAMLTVEAECEVEYEGRTSGYLGPGERILVAKPDGTFLVHQPTGHKPVNWMPGGGSVSARVSEGEAVLLARRSNPTERVEARIHECYGLTRFDATDGATYEESGTEAEMHEYIAENPDVLEEGLRIVEHERETKYGFIDFYAVDGDGTPVVVEVKRIQATLNHFDQLQRYVSLYEETNDDVRGMLVAPSASERVKRALRDNGLEFVGLSEFGLDAKGSTEAKLTDF; encoded by the coding sequence ATGGTCCTCGAGCAACTCGAGTCGCCGGATCCGGATGCGTTTGTCGAGGCGGCGAAGACTGCGTTCCGGAACGGCGCGATGTTGACGGTCGAAGCCGAGTGTGAAGTGGAGTACGAGGGGCGAACCAGCGGCTATCTCGGCCCTGGCGAGCGGATTCTCGTCGCCAAGCCGGACGGTACCTTTCTGGTCCACCAGCCGACCGGCCACAAGCCCGTAAACTGGATGCCGGGTGGGGGCAGCGTCTCCGCGCGCGTCAGTGAGGGCGAAGCAGTACTGCTCGCTCGACGCAGTAATCCGACCGAGCGCGTGGAGGCCCGTATCCACGAGTGTTACGGCCTCACTCGGTTCGACGCCACCGACGGCGCGACCTACGAGGAGTCGGGTACCGAAGCCGAGATGCACGAGTACATCGCCGAGAATCCCGATGTCCTCGAGGAAGGGCTCCGGATCGTGGAGCACGAGCGCGAGACGAAGTATGGGTTCATCGACTTCTACGCCGTCGACGGCGACGGTACTCCCGTCGTCGTCGAGGTCAAACGCATTCAGGCGACGCTGAACCACTTCGATCAGCTACAGCGGTACGTTTCGCTGTATGAAGAGACCAACGACGACGTTCGCGGGATGCTCGTCGCGCCCTCCGCCTCCGAGCGCGTAAAGCGGGCGCTCCGGGACAACGGCCTCGAGTTCGTCGGCCTCTCGGAGTTCGGTCTCGACGCGAAGGGGTCGACGGAAGCGAAGCTAACGGACTTCTGA
- the trmY gene encoding tRNA (pseudouridine(54)-N(1))-methyltransferase TrmY — MRQFVLIGHEIPTEPDFSLDDLASGAGRLDALCRSITAAFVTSHGIREDVRVHLIVQDELTITFDGSNLRRLNPDERSTAALVRKALEHRDEAIGALPAEPSPGIEVYRRGFEATLEELEGTIVQLHENGDSVLEADELLETDPVFVLSDHQDFTDEETAVLEAVVDRRIRLGPELLHADQAVTIGHHFLDTDGYERF; from the coding sequence ATGCGCCAGTTCGTACTCATCGGGCACGAAATCCCGACCGAACCCGACTTCTCGCTGGACGACCTCGCGAGCGGTGCCGGCCGTCTCGACGCACTCTGTCGGTCGATTACGGCCGCGTTCGTCACCTCCCACGGCATCCGCGAGGACGTTCGCGTCCACCTGATCGTACAGGACGAACTCACGATCACGTTCGACGGGAGCAACCTCCGGCGACTCAACCCCGACGAACGCAGCACCGCCGCACTCGTCCGGAAAGCACTCGAGCACCGCGACGAAGCCATCGGCGCACTACCTGCCGAACCCAGCCCGGGGATCGAAGTGTACCGTCGCGGCTTCGAGGCCACGCTCGAGGAACTCGAGGGAACGATCGTTCAACTACACGAAAACGGTGATTCAGTTCTCGAAGCCGACGAACTCCTCGAGACCGATCCCGTATTCGTCCTCTCGGACCACCAGGACTTCACCGACGAGGAAACGGCCGTGCTCGAGGCCGTCGTCGACCGACGGATTCGTCTCGGACCCGAACTACTACACGCGGATCAGGCAGTGACAATCGGTCATCACTTCCTGGACACCGACGGGTACGAACGGTTCTAA
- a CDS encoding NADH dehydrogenase subunit, whose product MSVPKEQVRQFEVPEFAVTLRNAGLAGAGGAGFPSYAKWEHLESVDSLLVNHQESEPNYYMDKWLGRERTEELAALFDGLLESAFDRVVVAAKETDREEWIEPLEEATDATVYEPADLPVDEDESGVVVAYTDDRYEYGMESVLMRLVAGAVVQGEELPMDHGWIVQNTETLWNVFRALTAGEPMTRKFVHVDGRVPTHRFLEVPVGTSATDLLAAAGRTDGLDSNEVLLDGGPGWCFEIDRSPDRFGVRKRTNCLLVMEESVVEENKLGGDRVNVLAPAAWKESVHETEPTETLAPDYVEVSRITNPALEGIVTPSEPIVRSGDEVEAGEMIARPAEGISTAQHAPIDGTVADVGDETIRLEATGTEATTEIDAYRIYWSWCGDCGRYLPEPQLTAVDAKTFVCDRCR is encoded by the coding sequence ATGAGCGTCCCGAAAGAGCAGGTACGGCAGTTCGAGGTACCAGAGTTCGCGGTCACCCTGCGAAACGCGGGTCTCGCCGGTGCGGGCGGAGCCGGATTCCCATCCTACGCCAAGTGGGAACACCTCGAGTCGGTCGACTCGCTGCTGGTCAACCACCAGGAGAGCGAGCCCAACTACTACATGGACAAGTGGCTTGGCCGGGAGCGGACCGAGGAACTGGCGGCGCTGTTCGACGGACTGCTCGAGTCGGCGTTCGACCGGGTCGTCGTCGCCGCCAAAGAGACCGACCGCGAGGAGTGGATCGAACCGCTCGAGGAGGCGACCGACGCGACGGTGTACGAACCCGCGGACCTCCCGGTCGACGAGGACGAGAGCGGGGTCGTCGTGGCCTACACCGACGACAGGTACGAGTACGGAATGGAAAGCGTCCTGATGCGACTCGTCGCCGGGGCCGTCGTGCAGGGCGAGGAGCTCCCAATGGATCACGGCTGGATCGTCCAGAACACCGAGACGCTCTGGAACGTCTTCCGGGCGCTCACCGCCGGCGAACCGATGACCCGGAAGTTCGTCCACGTCGACGGCCGCGTTCCCACCCACCGTTTCCTCGAGGTACCGGTCGGAACGTCGGCGACGGATCTCCTCGCAGCAGCGGGCCGAACGGATGGTCTCGACTCGAACGAGGTACTGCTGGACGGCGGGCCGGGCTGGTGTTTCGAGATCGACCGTTCGCCCGATCGGTTCGGTGTGCGCAAGCGAACGAACTGTCTGCTCGTGATGGAAGAATCCGTCGTCGAGGAGAACAAACTCGGTGGGGACCGCGTCAACGTCCTGGCACCGGCGGCCTGGAAGGAATCGGTTCACGAAACCGAGCCGACGGAGACGCTCGCGCCCGATTACGTCGAAGTGTCGCGGATCACGAACCCGGCGCTCGAGGGCATCGTGACACCGAGCGAGCCGATCGTCCGGTCGGGCGACGAGGTCGAAGCGGGCGAGATGATCGCACGACCAGCCGAGGGAATCAGCACCGCACAGCACGCGCCGATCGACGGAACGGTCGCCGACGTCGGCGACGAAACGATCCGTCTCGAGGCGACGGGAACGGAAGCGACGACGGAAATCGACGCGTATCGAATCTACTGGAGCTGGTGTGGCGACTGTGGGCGGTACCTCCCGGAGCCACAGCTCACGGCGGTCGACGCGAAGACGTTCGTCTGTGACCGCTGTCGGTGA
- a CDS encoding 3-dehydroquinate synthase II has translation MTRSVWIKADGTVGDWEDRRARITAALEAGVDWVLVDETDVGRVRELGDINVAAFRTGGDMTLVDDAEADDDGASGPEPDAVVVGKDGEGDGTIDLPEDLSGSADLSTLRRDDDLERGAYVRILDKEYEAFAETAAEEADHTIVIGDDWTIIPLENLIARIGEETNLVAGVTSAEEAKTAFETLEIGSDSVLLDSDDPDEIRKTVEVRDEAERETLELEYAEVLDVERVGSADRVCIDTGNLLEHDEGMLVGSMARGLVFVHAETAESPYVASRPFRVNAGAVHAYVRTPDGGTKYLSELQSGDEVQVVDTDGNTREAIVGRVKIEKRPMFRIALETEDGDRVETLLQNAETIKVATSAGRTAVTDLEAGDELLLYYEDTARHFGEAVEESIIEK, from the coding sequence ATGACTCGATCTGTCTGGATCAAGGCCGACGGTACCGTCGGCGACTGGGAGGACCGCCGGGCGCGGATCACCGCCGCGCTCGAGGCGGGTGTAGACTGGGTACTGGTCGACGAAACCGACGTCGGACGCGTCCGTGAACTCGGCGACATCAACGTCGCTGCGTTCCGAACCGGTGGGGACATGACGCTGGTCGACGACGCGGAAGCGGACGACGATGGAGCGTCGGGACCGGAACCCGACGCCGTCGTCGTCGGTAAGGACGGCGAGGGCGACGGGACGATCGATCTCCCCGAGGATCTGTCGGGTTCGGCGGACCTCTCGACGCTCCGTCGCGACGACGACCTGGAGCGGGGCGCCTACGTTCGTATCCTCGACAAGGAGTACGAGGCCTTCGCCGAAACTGCCGCCGAGGAAGCCGATCACACCATCGTTATCGGCGACGACTGGACGATTATCCCGCTCGAGAACCTGATCGCACGCATCGGCGAGGAGACGAACCTCGTCGCGGGCGTCACGAGCGCCGAGGAAGCGAAGACCGCCTTCGAGACGCTCGAGATCGGCAGCGACTCCGTCTTGCTCGATTCGGACGACCCCGACGAAATCCGCAAGACCGTCGAGGTCCGCGACGAGGCCGAACGCGAGACCCTCGAACTCGAGTACGCCGAGGTGCTCGACGTCGAACGCGTCGGCAGCGCCGATCGGGTCTGTATCGACACCGGCAACCTGCTCGAGCACGACGAGGGGATGCTCGTCGGTTCGATGGCTCGCGGACTCGTCTTCGTCCACGCCGAGACCGCCGAGTCGCCGTACGTCGCCTCGCGCCCTTTCAGAGTCAACGCCGGAGCAGTCCACGCCTACGTCCGGACGCCCGACGGCGGCACGAAGTACCTCTCGGAACTGCAAAGCGGCGACGAGGTGCAGGTCGTCGACACCGACGGCAACACTCGCGAGGCGATCGTCGGCCGCGTCAAGATCGAGAAGCGACCGATGTTCCGCATTGCACTCGAGACCGAGGACGGCGACCGCGTCGAGACGCTGCTGCAGAACGCCGAGACGATCAAGGTCGCGACCTCGGCGGGACGAACGGCTGTCACCGACCTCGAGGCCGGCGACGAACTCCTGCTGTACTACGAGGATACGGCCCGTCACTTCGGTGAGGCCGTCGAGGAGAGTATTATCGAGAAATAG
- the yjjX gene encoding inosine/xanthosine triphosphatase: MHVAVGSTNPVKIEAVERTLERFDPDVEAVGVDSGVAEQPWSIEETVTGAENRARRSLGATDAAYGVGLEGGVTRFDDAPGLFLIMWGAVTDGQRLERGSGPALRLPDDVACRLEDGAELGPVMDDVLGTDGIAESEGAAGVLTDGMTDRTRALGEAVASAFGPFVSSYYD; the protein is encoded by the coding sequence ATGCACGTCGCAGTCGGGAGTACGAACCCGGTCAAGATCGAAGCCGTCGAACGAACGCTCGAGCGGTTCGATCCAGACGTCGAGGCTGTCGGGGTCGATTCGGGCGTCGCCGAACAGCCGTGGTCGATCGAGGAAACCGTAACTGGTGCCGAGAACCGTGCCAGGCGCTCGCTCGGGGCGACCGACGCGGCGTACGGCGTCGGACTCGAGGGCGGGGTCACCCGGTTCGACGACGCGCCAGGACTCTTCTTGATCATGTGGGGTGCGGTCACCGACGGCCAGCGACTCGAGCGTGGGTCCGGGCCGGCACTACGCCTTCCCGACGACGTAGCCTGCCGACTCGAGGACGGCGCGGAACTCGGGCCGGTGATGGACGACGTTCTCGGAACCGACGGTATCGCGGAGTCCGAGGGCGCAGCAGGGGTACTCACGGACGGAATGACCGACCGCACGCGTGCGCTCGGTGAAGCTGTCGCGTCCGCGTTCGGCCCCTTCGTCTCGAGTTACTACGACTGA
- a CDS encoding type IV pilin codes for MFETVTKRLHGNADERGVSPVIGVILMVAITVILAAVIATFVLGIGDDIQQDPQAGVSIDDSDSSAVEVSLTSLGNADGVAIVDASDGGVIPEPESGNAVLSSTGMTATVTDENVSYSVVAYIGDDSELGESDVPDDELRSTAVIDSFEVED; via the coding sequence ATGTTCGAAACAGTAACGAAACGGTTGCACGGAAACGCGGACGAACGTGGTGTCTCACCCGTTATTGGAGTTATCCTCATGGTGGCGATTACCGTCATTCTGGCGGCTGTGATCGCGACGTTCGTCCTTGGCATCGGTGACGACATCCAGCAGGACCCACAGGCAGGCGTCTCCATAGATGACAGCGACTCGAGTGCCGTCGAAGTGTCGCTGACGTCGCTGGGGAACGCTGACGGTGTCGCTATCGTGGACGCTTCCGATGGTGGAGTTATTCCGGAGCCAGAGAGCGGCAACGCCGTCCTGAGTTCGACCGGAATGACGGCGACGGTTACGGATGAAAACGTAAGCTACAGCGTTGTGGCGTACATCGGTGACGATTCCGAACTCGGCGAGAGCGACGTCCCTGACGACGAACTCCGTTCGACGGCAGTGATCGACAGCTTCGAAGTCGAAGACTAG
- a CDS encoding DUF7331 family protein: protein MKTEQDNRPREQPRVEFDQYVSYEDEDGLVICDRRNASAWVRCQSSALEPCRR, encoded by the coding sequence ATGAAAACGGAACAGGACAATCGACCTCGAGAACAGCCCCGCGTCGAGTTCGACCAGTACGTGAGTTACGAGGACGAAGACGGGCTGGTGATCTGTGACCGTCGGAACGCGTCGGCCTGGGTCCGCTGCCAGTCGAGCGCCCTGGAGCCGTGTCGACGGTAG
- a CDS encoding HAD family hydrolase yields MAAYDAICFDLDRTLCEPTQDATALLESAFDRAGVEQFCTPVDLRAVLPSLPVAETEREFHELLFREVADRAGTDRTIRESAVSSLTTAYLELRDPTAVAFRPGAAAALEYARDRGRVGLITNGGRKTQSRKLQALGIEDAFDVRVFTEPSAGIYPKPNAEPFEYALGKLGVEPADTIHVGDSPYADIAGANAMGIDSALVDAGDGADATDHQPTYELSSLSALESIV; encoded by the coding sequence ATGGCCGCCTACGACGCGATCTGTTTCGACCTCGATCGAACCCTCTGTGAGCCGACTCAGGACGCCACGGCGTTACTCGAGTCGGCGTTCGATCGGGCCGGAGTCGAGCAGTTCTGTACGCCCGTGGATCTCCGTGCCGTTCTGCCGTCGCTGCCGGTCGCCGAAACGGAACGGGAGTTCCACGAACTGTTGTTCCGGGAGGTTGCAGACCGCGCCGGGACAGATCGGACGATTCGAGAGTCGGCCGTATCCTCGCTCACGACCGCGTATCTCGAACTCCGCGATCCGACGGCCGTGGCGTTCCGGCCTGGCGCAGCGGCTGCGCTCGAGTACGCCCGCGACCGTGGTCGCGTCGGACTCATCACCAACGGCGGCCGGAAGACCCAGAGCCGGAAACTCCAGGCACTCGGCATCGAGGACGCCTTCGACGTTCGCGTGTTCACGGAGCCAAGCGCGGGTATTTATCCGAAGCCGAACGCCGAACCCTTCGAGTACGCACTCGGGAAACTCGGCGTCGAACCCGCCGATACGATCCACGTCGGTGACTCACCGTACGCCGACATTGCGGGAGCGAACGCGATGGGAATCGATTCGGCGCTGGTCGACGCCGGAGACGGAGCCGACGCTACCGACCATCAGCCTACGTACGAACTATCGTCGCTGTCGGCGCTCGAATCGATCGTCTAG
- a CDS encoding metal-dependent hydrolase — protein sequence MWPWGHLAVGYLLYTAYTHRRFDRPPLAAPAIALAVGSQFPDLVDKPLAWTVSVLPGGRTLGHSLLFAAILVPTVYLLAARLERRDVGIAFVIGHLSHLSADIPPSALTGDLSGTEFLLWPFVAAPEEEPVGGILDAVLHYYAMGPYEWFQLGLFVLAAIVWYRDGAPGLEYARRTLEYVTRESRAQG from the coding sequence ATGTGGCCCTGGGGACATCTCGCCGTCGGCTACCTGCTGTACACCGCCTACACGCACCGCCGATTCGACCGACCGCCGCTTGCAGCCCCGGCGATCGCACTCGCCGTCGGCTCGCAGTTTCCCGACCTGGTCGACAAGCCCCTCGCCTGGACCGTCAGCGTCCTCCCGGGCGGTCGAACGCTCGGCCACTCGCTTTTGTTCGCCGCGATCCTCGTCCCCACCGTCTACCTGCTCGCGGCTCGACTCGAGCGACGTGACGTCGGTATCGCCTTCGTCATCGGTCACCTGTCGCATCTCTCGGCGGATATCCCGCCCTCGGCCCTGACCGGTGATCTCTCGGGAACCGAGTTCCTCCTGTGGCCGTTCGTCGCCGCCCCCGAAGAGGAGCCGGTCGGTGGCATCCTCGACGCCGTCCTGCACTACTACGCGATGGGGCCGTACGAATGGTTCCAGCTTGGACTGTTCGTCCTCGCAGCGATCGTCTGGTATCGCGACGGCGCTCCCGGCCTCGAGTACGCTCGCCGAACGCTCGAGTACGTGACACGAGAGTCGCGGGCCCAGGGATAA